In one Solanum lycopersicum chromosome 11, SLM_r2.1 genomic region, the following are encoded:
- the LOC101250181 gene encoding serine/threonine-protein kinase-like protein CCR4 has protein sequence MAILAQKTHFFFSLIFIFSLSFQPISSLSTIAISKTSNQTLVCALISSSLYPQQSSLNCTSFPQGIQIPLNPSVSFTGIVGGNGFLCGLTSSSNSIMVCWRFSDNGTDLNYKRVYIGPLLTNLDSGNSHVCGIVNGTNRLQCWQWREFSSSNNSLITSNLAVGEDFVCGLLPLRQIQCLGSYRNVTDAVPVGNYSEIAAGSQYACAISMNGSLDCWGNMVGEKPVDQFKSLALGDDRGCGLKVDGKVVCWGENGFSLPSNLSDISFETLEAKQDIFCGIETSNYSLFCWGNEIFNSNPVVYDGVQVVPGPCTTSCPCAPLGNYARFCGQELMICEHCVWPGFGQNPPIVNGSGPSPSPLSPQPTPAPSQWSTRNVVFLVVGCVGSLMMLSVLVILFLKYCKSRGCRVHDSGRLDEAGTPPQQGSQTSQVQDQLGPQPSILEKRPSKFLSMGNGGHLEEFSLQLLLQVTNNFSEEHKIGTGSFGSVYHATLDDGREVAIKRAEASASSSYAGGSKYRQEDKDSAFLNELEFLSRLNHKNLVTLYGYCEDNNERVLVFEYMNNGTLHDHLHKLETSSLISWTARIKVALDAARGIEYLHEYAVPAVIHRDIKSSNILLDTNGNAKVSDFGLSLMGPQEDESHLSLRAAGTVGYMDPEYYRLQQLTTKSDVYSFGVMMLELLSGYKAIHKNENGVPRNVVDFVVPYIVQDEIHRVLDGRVPPPTPFEIEAVSYVGYLAADCTTLEGRDRPTMTEIVNNLERALQACLTTPNFSRSNTDSST, from the coding sequence ATGGCCATTCTTGCTcaaaaaactcactttttcttttctttaattttcattttttccctttctttccaacccatttctTCACTTTCCACTATTGCCATTTCCAAAACTTCTAATCAAACATTAGTTTGTGCATTGATTTCTTCTTCCTTATATCCCCAACAATCATCTCTCAATTGTACTAGTTTCCCTCAGGGTATTCAAATCCCTTTAAACCCTTCTGTTTCCTTCACTGGAATTGTGGGTGGAAATGGTTTCCTTTGTGGGTTAACCTCTTCTTCTAATTCAATCATGGTGTGTTGGAGGTTTTCAGATAATGGGACTGATTTGAATTATAAAAGGGTTTATATTGGTCCATTGCTTACAAATCTTGATTCTGGAAATTCCCATGTTTGTGGAATTGTTAATGGAACTAATAGGCTTCAATGTTGGCAGTGGCGTGAATTTAGTTCATCAAATAACAGTTTGATAACTTCAAATCTTGCTGTTGGAGAAGATTTCGTTTGTGGGTTGTTGCCATTGAGACAAATTCAATGTCTAGGAAGCTATAGAAATGTTACTGATGCTGTTCCTGTAGGTAATTACAGTGAAATTGCAGCTGGTTCTCAATATGCTTGTGCCATCTCCATGAATGGTAGTTTGGATTGTTGGGGAAATATGGTAGGAGAAAAGCCTGTTGACCAATTCAAATCTCTTGCTTTAGGTGATGATAGGGGTTGTGGTTTGAAGGTTGATGGGAAAGTTGTTTGTTGGGGTGAAAATGGTTTTAGTCTACCTTCAAATTTGAGTGATATATCTTTTGAAACATTAGAAGCAAAACAAGATATTTTTTGTGGCATTGAGACCTCAAATTATTCATTGTTCTGTTGGGGAAATGAGATTTTCAATTCAAATCCAGTAGTCTATGATGGTGTACAAGTTGTTCCAGGACCATGTACCACTTCATGTCCTTGTGCACCTTTAGGTAACTATGCTAGGTTTTGTGGTCAAGAACTAATGATATGTGAACATTGTGTTTGGCCAGGATTTGGTCAGAATCCCCCAATTGTTAACGGGTCAGGTCCTTCGCCATCGCCATTATCCCCACAGCCAACGCCAGCGCCATCTCAGTGGAGCACGAGAAATGTGGTGTTTCTAGTGGTAGGTTGTGTTGGGTCCTTAATGATGTTGAGTGTTCTTGTTATACTGTTTCTCAAGTATTGCAAGAGTAGAGGATGCAGAGTACACGACTCTGGCCGTCTTGATGAGGCTGGGACACCTCCACAGCAAGGCAGCCAGACATCTCAAGTTCAAGATCAATTAGGTCCTCAGCCATCAATCTTGGAGAAAAGACCAAGTAAATTCCTTAGTATGGGAAATGGGGGTCACTTGGAAGAATTTTCCTTGCAATTGTTACTTCAAGTGACAAATAACTTCTCTGAAGAGCACAAAATCGGGACAGGAAGTTTTGGTTCTGTTTATCATGCTACACTAGATGATGGTCGAGAAGTAGCCATAAAAAGGGCAGAAGCTTCAGCCTCATCTTCCTATGCTGGTGGTTCAAAGTATAGACAAGAGGACAAAGACAGTGCATTCCTCAATGAGCTAGAGTTTCTGTCTCGactcaatcacaagaacctCGTTACCCTATATGGCTATTGTGAAGACAACAACGAACGTGTCTTGGTTTTCGAGTACATGAACAATGGCACTCTCCATGACCATCTTCACAAGCTTGAGACCTCATCACTAATATCATGGACTGCTAGGATCAAGGTAGCTTTGGACGCAGCCCGTGGGATCGAGTACCTCCATGAGTACGCAGTCCCAGCTGTCATCCACCGAGACATCAAGTCATCCAACATATTACTCGACACCAATGGGAACGCCAAGGTGTCTGACTTTGGACTGTCCCTAATGGGACCACAAGAGGACGAATCACACCTTTCTTTGCGTGCAGCAGGGACGGTGGGTTACATGGACCCTGAGTACTACAGATTGCAACAACTGACAACAAAGAGTGATGTGTATAGTTTTGGAGTAATGATGCTAGAGTTGTTGTCAGGTTACAAGGCGATTCACAAGAACGAGAATGGTGTACCGAGGAatgtggttgattttgtggtgCCATATATAGTACAAGATGAGATTCATAGAGTGTTGGATGGTAGAGTACCACCACCAACACCATTTGAGATAGAGGCAGTGTCCTATGTAGGTTATCTTGCAGCTGATTGTACTACATTAGAAGGTAGAGATAGACCAACAATGACTGAAATTGTAAATAACCTCGAAAGGGCGTTGCAAGCATGTTTGACAACTCCAAATTTCTCTCGATCCAACACCGATTCATcgacataa